Genomic DNA from Peribacillus simplex:
ATGCAGTATTCTTTCCAAAGCGCAAACTTCCGCGGCAAGGCTAAACAATATCGCGATTTACTCCGTGGAGTTTTCTTGGAGGAACTTAGCCACATTGAACTTGTCCAATCAACCATCAACCAGCTGCTGAATGGTGCTGGCGGGAATATGCCTGGGGATTCCGCTATCGATGGCGCCCCATTGGATGAAGTCATCAACGGCGGCGCAAACCCCCATCACTTCATCATTGGTGCGAAAGCATCCCTTCCCGTCGATGCTGGCGGCAATCCATGGAATGGATCATGGGTTTATGATCACGGTAACCTTGTGGCTAACCTTTTGAACAATGTCATGCTTGAATCCACGGGGGTCCTGCAAAAGTCCAGGATTTATGAAATGAGTTCCAATAAATCGATGCGCGAAACACTGGCATTTTTGATGGTTCGCGACAATGCCCACCAAAATGCATTTGCCAAGGCATTAGAAACTCTTGGGGTTGACTGGGGGAAAATCTTCCCTGTACCTAATTATGATTTGAACAAATATCCTGAATGCCGCAAATATGTGGATTTAGGCTACCATAATGCCCAATTCAACTTCAGGTTGGACCAAACTCAAATCGGCGAGATTTTCAAAGGGGAGACACCGAGCCGAAATGGCGGAAACCTTGCTGTTACCGATCCGCCAAAAGGATTCCCTGTCCCTGAAATGCCAGATATGCCAAATGAACATAGCCCTGGCTTGAGTGATTTGAACAATTAAAAAAGAAGGCGGACACATTCCGCGTCCGCCTCCTTTTTTAATTATTTATATATTTCTCAAAAACATAGCCAAAATCTTTAACATGGTACTTTTTCCGGCTATCCATCAACCATTCGAAAGCTGCGGAATTTATTTCCTTGAAACTTGCAGCCATTTGGCTTCCATCAGTGCGAACCTGGTTCAAAGTGGAAGAAGCAAGGTTTACGCTTTGCTGGGCATATTGAAGGGCATACTCATTCTCATGGCAAATTTCCGATATTTTCACGAGTGATTTGAATAAGTCTTTTAATTCTTCAATGAATTTCTTATGGACATCAATCGAGAAAGTCTTCGCCCCGATCGAAAATTTAATTTCCGCATCCAAATCCACGGTCCCTGCGGTTTCAAGCGTAGCGTTGGAAATATTATGCTGGCTGTAGCTATATCTTGTAAGTGTACGCTTTTTGCTTATGGCACTTGTGCCGTCCAAATGTATGAACGCTTGATTCGTAAAACAATACTCATCGGTTTTAGATTTGATCAGGAAATAAATTTTTTCCCCATCTTCATGCATGATATAATCATCTGCATCCACCTTGTCATAATCGGCAGGATTAATCACACTTCCAATATCACTAAGACCAAGGGCATCCGCCGCCATTTTCTTGAACATCCCTATTCCCCCTATCAAAATCCAGGTGAATTACACCTTATTATAAGTATTTCTCCAGTATTATCTCGTCTCTGATCGGAATTCCATCAAAACTGTAAAATGGTATTTCGGGCTTGATTTTCCGTGATTCTTCAACGGCATTTTTAACGATTTCCGAAATGACATAACCACGCTTTTGAAAAAACTTCAATGCCTGTAAATTATCGTTCGTTGTAATCGCTTTAATAGTATGGCAATTTTTTTCCTTAGCGATATTTTCCATCACATAAAGCAACGATGAGCCCACACCCTGATTCTCATGCTCACTATTCAAAGAGATGATCTGACAAACATGGTCGGATAATTTGTATGTTCCCAACCCCGCGATTTTTTCATTCTCGTCCATCACCCCAACACCCTCAAGTTCCGCATAATGAAACAAGCCTCTTGAAAAAACCACTTGAGTCGTCTCCCAGTGCTGAATGAAAAAATCCTTAACCGTATCTGCCGCAATCATTCTTTTCGCTATGATTTGCATAACCAATTACGCCCCCAAAATTTCTATCTCTATGTTTATAGTATAAAATGCTTATGCTGATAAGGGAACATTTAATTCTTCACGACCTTCTAACAAAACATAATACCATTCATATTCAGATAATCAATATTAAAGAACGGGGCTCGCGATGCACGGCACTTCCGGGATCAAGAAATGGTATCATCCTTTATTCGCTGGTTCCTTCTGGTGACCTCATCTTCGAATTGCTTGGTTTTCATTTCTTCCTTCTTTGAATATCTGATAATTGCCCTCATCGTCAAAACGGCTGCCACTAAAAAAATGAAGCAAGTTATACCAGCCGAGATATATTCAGTCTTGTCTTCTGGAAAGTAAAGAAACAAGCCCAGTAAAGCATGATTGAGAAAGTCCATCCGAAACATCCTTCCTGATAGGGAATTAAACTGCATTATCCCATTATATCAATTACCAGAACAATCCACTAGTGGGCCTAATCCACTAAAACCTAAAAAAACGAGAGGCAATAAGCCCCCCGCTTCTCTTTTATATTATAAAATGGTGATCCCTTTAATGACTACGTCCACTGCTGGCTTGTCTCCCGCAACTGTCTCCACGTTAGCAATCGTATCAACAATGTCCATGCCTTCGACCACTTGTCCAAAAACAGAGTGTTTATGATCCAGCCATGGTGTGCCTCCTTGTTCCATATAAGCACTGATGATTTCCTCCGGATAACCTGCTTGCTTCATTTGCTCACCCATCCTGCTGTCCACATGCTGGGCTTGTACGACGAAGAATTGGCTGCCGTTTGTTCCCGGACCTGCATTAGCCATGGAAAGAGCTCCGCGCAAATTGAATAATTGCATAGAGAACTCGTCCTCAAATGGAGTGCCCCAGATACTTTCTCCACCCATTCCAGTCCCTGTCGGATCTCCACCTTGAAGCATGAAATCCTTGATGACACGGTGGAAGATGATTCCTTCGTAATAACCGTTTTCAGCATGTGTCAAGAAATTCTCCACTGTCTTTGGAGCCAGTTCAGGGAATAGTTTAATTTTAATATCGCCCATCGTCGTTTGCATGATGACCGCTTTTTCATTTTCCAAAACTTCACTTGTTAATTGTGGAAAGTTTGTCATGGTACATAACCTCTTTCTTTTTAAAAATAAAATGGCATGAAACACCATTTTTCATCTTCATTTGTACACTTTACACGATTTTCATAAAAAAAG
This window encodes:
- a CDS encoding manganese catalase family protein, whose amino-acid sequence is MYFYKEDLINMIVPDKPDPNAAKVLQETLGGQFGEMRTMMQYSFQSANFRGKAKQYRDLLRGVFLEELSHIELVQSTINQLLNGAGGNMPGDSAIDGAPLDEVINGGANPHHFIIGAKASLPVDAGGNPWNGSWVYDHGNLVANLLNNVMLESTGVLQKSRIYEMSSNKSMRETLAFLMVRDNAHQNAFAKALETLGVDWGKIFPVPNYDLNKYPECRKYVDLGYHNAQFNFRLDQTQIGEIFKGETPSRNGGNLAVTDPPKGFPVPEMPDMPNEHSPGLSDLNN
- a CDS encoding PH domain-containing protein, whose amino-acid sequence is MFKKMAADALGLSDIGSVINPADYDKVDADDYIMHEDGEKIYFLIKSKTDEYCFTNQAFIHLDGTSAISKKRTLTRYSYSQHNISNATLETAGTVDLDAEIKFSIGAKTFSIDVHKKFIEELKDLFKSLVKISEICHENEYALQYAQQSVNLASSTLNQVRTDGSQMAASFKEINSAAFEWLMDSRKKYHVKDFGYVFEKYINN
- a CDS encoding GNAT family N-acetyltransferase — encoded protein: MQIIAKRMIAADTVKDFFIQHWETTQVVFSRGLFHYAELEGVGVMDENEKIAGLGTYKLSDHVCQIISLNSEHENQGVGSSLLYVMENIAKEKNCHTIKAITTNDNLQALKFFQKRGYVISEIVKNAVEESRKIKPEIPFYSFDGIPIRDEIILEKYL
- a CDS encoding peptidylprolyl isomerase; this encodes MTNFPQLTSEVLENEKAVIMQTTMGDIKIKLFPELAPKTVENFLTHAENGYYEGIIFHRVIKDFMLQGGDPTGTGMGGESIWGTPFEDEFSMQLFNLRGALSMANAGPGTNGSQFFVVQAQHVDSRMGEQMKQAGYPEEIISAYMEQGGTPWLDHKHSVFGQVVEGMDIVDTIANVETVAGDKPAVDVVIKGITIL